Proteins encoded within one genomic window of Hyphomicrobiales bacterium 4NK60-0047b:
- a CDS encoding peroxidase-related enzyme has product MTEKPISRYPIPDINDLPDDIKEMIAKVQEKAGFIPNIFLALAHRPAELRAFFAYHDALMEKESGLSKAEMEMIVVATSNANQCQYCVIAHGAVLRIRAKNSYIADQVAINYRKADISERQKAMLDFAMKVSKEAYEVCDEDFTTLQSHGFSDEDIWDIAGITAFFGLSNRMVNFTSMRTNNEFYSMARDISEK; this is encoded by the coding sequence ATGACAGAAAAACCAATTAGCCGCTATCCAATACCAGACATCAATGATCTGCCAGACGACATCAAAGAGATGATCGCCAAGGTACAGGAAAAAGCGGGCTTCATTCCGAATATCTTTTTAGCACTCGCCCATCGACCAGCAGAATTGCGCGCTTTTTTTGCCTATCATGATGCGCTGATGGAGAAGGAAAGCGGTCTCTCCAAAGCTGAAATGGAAATGATTGTTGTTGCGACATCAAATGCGAACCAATGTCAATATTGCGTCATTGCTCACGGGGCGGTTTTACGCATCAGAGCGAAAAATTCTTATATAGCTGACCAAGTCGCGATTAATTATCGAAAAGCAGATATTAGCGAGCGGCAAAAAGCCATGCTCGATTTTGCGATGAAAGTCTCCAAAGAAGCCTATGAAGTCTGTGATGAAGATTTCACGACACTTCAGTCTCACGGGTTTTCAGATGAAGACATCTGGGACATCGCTGGCATCACAGCCTTTTTCGGCCTGAGCAATCGCATGGTCAATTTCACATCCATGCGCACAAATAACGAGTTCTACTCTATGGCCAGAGATATAAGTGAGAAATAA